A genome region from uncultured Desulfovibrio sp. includes the following:
- a CDS encoding hydrogenase maturation nickel metallochaperone HypA, giving the protein MHEMAIAQNILAIVREEMTARGCTHLERVELECGALSGVVPDSLQFCFEVLLRETPWPDARLVIHTIPLRLRCFSCGHSFGGEAGQDALWQPCPHCGEQFGHTVEQGKELRISQLEAS; this is encoded by the coding sequence ATGCACGAAATGGCCATTGCCCAGAATATCCTTGCCATTGTCCGGGAAGAAATGACGGCCCGCGGCTGTACCCACCTTGAGCGGGTGGAGCTGGAATGCGGCGCCCTTTCCGGGGTGGTTCCCGACTCGCTGCAATTCTGCTTTGAGGTGCTGCTGCGGGAAACGCCGTGGCCCGATGCGCGGCTGGTGATACACACCATTCCCCTGCGCCTGCGCTGTTTTTCCTGCGGGCATTCCTTCGGCGGCGAGGCCGGCCAGGATGCCCTGTGGCAACCCTGCCCCCACTGTGGCGAACAGTTCGGCCATACGGTGGAACAGGGCAAGGAGCTGCGCATCTCGCAACTTGAGGCGTCATGA
- the hypB gene encoding hydrogenase nickel incorporation protein HypB, which yields MQIPVVRNVLEANDRVADTVRRRLSSSQVLTLNLISSPGAGKTTLLERTLHDLAPEFRMAVIEGDLQTDNDARRVAATGAQAVQINTDGGCHLNSSMILQALENIDLTGLDILFIENVGNLVCPVEFDCGEDAKVALLSVAEGDDKPEKYPLLFNLARAMVLNKMDLLPHVDFDVARARAFATKLNHDLAIFEVSCRNGSGLDGWYAWLRTMRRAKQDGTLDAGK from the coding sequence ATGCAGATACCCGTTGTCCGCAACGTCCTGGAAGCCAATGACAGAGTGGCTGATACGGTCCGCCGCCGGCTGTCGAGCAGCCAGGTGCTGACCCTGAACCTTATCTCGTCGCCCGGAGCCGGCAAGACCACCCTGCTGGAACGTACCCTGCACGATCTGGCCCCCGAATTCCGCATGGCAGTCATCGAGGGCGATTTGCAGACCGACAATGATGCCCGGCGTGTGGCAGCCACCGGCGCCCAGGCCGTGCAGATCAATACGGACGGCGGCTGCCACCTGAACAGCAGCATGATCCTCCAGGCTCTGGAAAATATCGACCTCACGGGGCTGGACATCCTGTTCATCGAAAATGTGGGCAATCTGGTCTGCCCCGTGGAATTCGACTGCGGCGAGGACGCCAAGGTGGCCCTGCTCAGTGTGGCCGAAGGGGACGACAAGCCCGAAAAGTACCCCCTGCTCTTCAACCTGGCCCGCGCCATGGTGCTGAACAAGATGGACCTGCTGCCCCACGTGGACTTTGACGTGGCCCGCGCCCGGGCCTTTGCCACCAAGCTCAATCACGATCTGGCCATTTTCGAGGTCTCCTGCCGCAATGGCAGCGGCCTGGACGGCTGGTATGCCTGGCTGCGCACCATGCGCCGCGCCAAACAGGACGGCACGCTGGACGCCGGCAAGTAA
- the queD gene encoding 6-carboxytetrahydropterin synthase QueD: MSTKKCWRLTVRDEFSSGHALRHYEGKCENLHGHNFGVELTVQGEELLPDTELLLDFKVLKQALKQTLEALDHRVLNETPPFDRINPSSENLARHIWRQVEARLASSPDPQAQKVRLVSVAVSEKGRQTATYMEWDA, from the coding sequence ATGAGCACAAAAAAATGCTGGCGTCTCACTGTGCGGGATGAGTTCTCTTCCGGGCATGCCCTGCGCCATTACGAAGGCAAGTGCGAAAATCTCCACGGGCATAACTTTGGCGTGGAGCTGACAGTGCAGGGCGAGGAGCTGCTGCCGGATACCGAGCTGCTGCTGGATTTCAAGGTGCTGAAGCAGGCGCTCAAGCAGACCCTTGAGGCCCTGGATCACCGTGTGCTCAATGAGACGCCCCCCTTTGATCGCATCAATCCCTCGTCGGAAAATCTGGCCCGTCACATCTGGCGGCAGGTGGAAGCCCGGCTGGCGTCCAGCCCGGACCCGCAGGCGCAGAAGGTGCGTCTGGTGAGCGTGGCCGTGTCCGAAAAGGGTCGCCAGACGGCAACCTATATGGAATGGGACGCCTGA
- the dnaE gene encoding DNA polymerase III subunit alpha, with the protein MSDFVHLHCHTEYSLLDGAIRLRDLCSRAKDYGMPACAITDHGNMFGAAYFAKQCAEVGIKPIFGCEVYVCHDHLDKTSELARKRNHLILLARNETGYHNLVKLVTRGYLEGFHYKPRVDKTQLRQYAEGLVCLSACIAGEVPRAIQAGDMDRALELAREYVSIYPDNFYLELQSNGLKEQQVVNDGLMEIAERLHLPLVATNDCHYLDAQDADAHEVLLCIQTQTTMDDPKHMRFETRELYYKSAEEMEAAFAHVPEALANTVRIAEQCNVQLDFGHHYFPVYPLPEGATLESEFRRLAEAGLEQRLQRHPDPASLKPEVYRARLQHELDVICDMGFPGYFLIVQEFINWAKDHGIPVGPGRGSAAGSLVAWALRITNLDPLPYNLLFERFLNVERVSLPDIDVDFCERRRGEVIQHMVDTYGKDSVAQITTFGTMKAKGVVRDVGRALGMSFAETDRIAKMVPDDLKMTIKKAMEMEPELQKLYDSDPQVRHLLDTAQRLEGLARHASTHAAGLVVSDKPMDEYLPLYTGKRGELVTQFDGPMTEQTGLVKFDFLGLKTMTLIQDTLDNISRQGQTPPDLDNLPLTDAATYDLYSRGDTDGVFQVESSGMRQYLRMLRPSCFEDIIAMLALYRPGPLGSGMVDEFIKRKHGQVPVVYPHDSLRDCLRDTYGVIVYQEQVMQIAQIIANYTLGGADLLRRAMGKKKAEAMAKERVKFVDGARDNHIGKEKADEIFDLMEKFAAYGFNKSHSAAYALVSYFTAYLKVHHKVEFMAALMTSEMGNQDKLLKYVACCKDMDIDVVQPSVNDSQRAFSAKNGRVVFGLGGIKNVGDEAIRELVDARAAEGDYASLLDLCCRVNLRKVTKRVLESLIKGGACDCFGVSRAALLASLDAVVARAQKKARDRESSQVSLLAMAPPVETAPLTGIGLDCPEAGIPEWDEDEKLRFEKEALGFFLTSHPLQPYHREMHRLSLTSLEDARDMFPGAEISTGVLVTGIKEIITKSRGERMAFVNVEDLTGHAEVTFFPKAYAEARELLKSDQPLRLKARLDRQEESASLDDDEGEEAPREVKLLGLNVMLLQDACGQSDTPVCVQIPSHRLGQADMLALKNILESYPGTVETEAQVLLDGYVCHLRLGLQFRVTPGPELDRALRAWAS; encoded by the coding sequence ATGTCCGATTTTGTCCATCTGCATTGTCACACAGAATACAGTCTGCTGGACGGCGCCATCCGCCTCAGGGACCTGTGCAGTCGCGCCAAGGATTACGGCATGCCTGCCTGCGCCATCACGGATCACGGCAATATGTTCGGCGCGGCCTATTTTGCCAAGCAGTGCGCCGAGGTGGGCATCAAACCCATTTTCGGCTGCGAGGTCTATGTCTGCCATGACCACCTGGACAAAACGTCCGAGCTGGCCCGCAAGCGCAATCATCTCATTCTACTGGCCCGCAACGAAACGGGCTATCACAATCTCGTCAAGCTGGTGACGCGGGGCTATCTGGAGGGCTTTCACTACAAGCCGCGCGTGGACAAGACTCAGTTGCGCCAGTACGCCGAGGGCCTGGTCTGCCTGTCGGCCTGTATTGCCGGCGAGGTGCCGCGGGCCATTCAGGCCGGCGACATGGACAGGGCGCTGGAACTGGCCCGGGAATATGTGTCCATCTATCCCGACAATTTCTATCTGGAACTCCAGTCCAACGGCCTGAAGGAACAGCAGGTGGTCAATGACGGCCTCATGGAGATTGCCGAAAGGCTGCATCTGCCGCTGGTGGCCACCAATGACTGCCACTACCTCGATGCCCAGGACGCGGACGCCCACGAGGTGCTGCTCTGCATCCAGACGCAGACCACCATGGATGATCCCAAGCACATGCGCTTCGAGACGCGGGAGCTGTACTACAAGAGCGCCGAGGAAATGGAGGCCGCCTTTGCTCACGTGCCGGAGGCCCTGGCCAATACGGTGCGCATTGCCGAACAGTGCAACGTGCAGCTGGATTTCGGGCATCACTATTTCCCGGTCTATCCGCTGCCCGAGGGGGCCACGCTGGAATCGGAGTTCCGCCGCCTGGCCGAGGCTGGGCTGGAACAGCGCCTGCAACGGCATCCCGATCCGGCCAGCCTGAAGCCGGAGGTCTATCGCGCCCGCCTGCAACATGAGCTGGATGTGATCTGCGACATGGGCTTTCCGGGCTATTTCCTCATTGTGCAGGAGTTCATCAACTGGGCCAAGGACCACGGCATCCCCGTGGGGCCGGGGCGCGGTTCCGCCGCCGGCAGTCTGGTGGCCTGGGCGCTGCGTATCACCAACCTTGACCCCCTGCCCTACAATCTGCTGTTTGAGCGCTTTCTCAATGTGGAGCGCGTGAGCCTGCCCGATATTGACGTGGACTTTTGCGAACGGCGCCGGGGCGAGGTCATCCAGCACATGGTGGATACCTACGGCAAGGACAGCGTGGCCCAGATCACCACCTTTGGCACCATGAAGGCCAAGGGCGTGGTACGTGACGTGGGCCGGGCGCTGGGCATGAGCTTTGCCGAGACGGACCGCATTGCCAAGATGGTGCCCGATGATCTCAAGATGACCATCAAGAAGGCCATGGAAATGGAGCCGGAGCTGCAAAAGCTCTATGACAGCGACCCGCAGGTACGGCATCTGCTGGATACGGCGCAGCGTCTGGAAGGGCTGGCCCGGCACGCCTCCACCCATGCGGCGGGCCTGGTGGTTTCCGACAAGCCCATGGACGAGTATCTGCCGCTCTATACGGGCAAGCGCGGCGAACTTGTCACCCAGTTTGACGGCCCCATGACCGAACAGACCGGCCTGGTGAAGTTCGACTTTCTGGGCCTCAAGACCATGACCCTCATCCAGGACACGCTGGACAACATCAGCCGGCAGGGGCAGACCCCGCCGGACCTGGACAATCTGCCCCTGACGGACGCGGCCACCTATGATCTGTATTCCCGCGGGGATACGGACGGCGTTTTTCAGGTGGAAAGTTCGGGCATGCGGCAGTATCTGCGTATGCTGCGTCCCTCCTGCTTCGAGGACATCATCGCCATGCTGGCCCTGTACCGTCCCGGTCCGCTGGGGTCAGGCATGGTGGATGAATTCATCAAGCGCAAGCACGGGCAGGTGCCTGTCGTCTATCCGCATGATTCCCTGCGCGACTGCCTGCGGGATACCTACGGCGTCATCGTCTATCAGGAGCAGGTCATGCAGATTGCCCAGATCATTGCCAATTACACCCTGGGCGGAGCAGACCTGCTGCGGCGGGCCATGGGCAAGAAAAAGGCCGAAGCCATGGCCAAGGAGCGCGTCAAGTTTGTGGACGGCGCCCGCGACAATCACATCGGCAAGGAAAAGGCCGACGAAATCTTCGACCTCATGGAAAAGTTCGCGGCCTACGGCTTCAACAAGTCCCATTCCGCGGCCTATGCGCTGGTGTCCTATTTTACGGCCTATCTCAAGGTGCACCACAAGGTGGAATTCATGGCCGCGCTCATGACCTCGGAAATGGGCAATCAGGACAAGCTGCTCAAGTATGTGGCCTGCTGCAAGGACATGGATATTGACGTGGTGCAGCCGTCGGTCAATGACAGCCAGCGGGCCTTTTCGGCCAAGAACGGCCGGGTGGTTTTCGGCCTGGGCGGCATCAAGAACGTGGGGGATGAAGCCATCCGCGAACTTGTGGACGCCCGTGCGGCGGAGGGCGACTATGCCTCGCTGCTGGACCTGTGCTGCCGCGTGAACCTGCGCAAGGTCACCAAGCGCGTGCTGGAATCGCTCATCAAGGGCGGGGCCTGCGACTGCTTTGGCGTCAGTCGTGCGGCCCTGCTGGCCTCGCTGGATGCGGTGGTGGCCCGTGCTCAGAAAAAGGCCAGGGACAGGGAGTCCAGCCAGGTTTCCCTGCTGGCCATGGCCCCTCCGGTGGAAACGGCGCCCCTGACGGGCATTGGTCTGGACTGCCCCGAAGCCGGCATCCCCGAATGGGACGAGGACGAAAAGCTGCGCTTTGAAAAGGAAGCCCTGGGCTTCTTCCTGACCAGCCATCCGCTGCAACCCTATCACCGCGAGATGCACCGCCTCAGCCTTACCTCTCTGGAAGACGCGCGGGACATGTTCCCCGGGGCGGAAATCAGTACTGGCGTGCTGGTGACCGGCATCAAGGAAATCATTACCAAATCGCGGGGCGAGCGCATGGCCTTTGTCAATGTGGAGGACCTTACCGGTCATGCGGAGGTAACCTTCTTTCCCAAGGCCTATGCCGAGGCACGGGAGCTGCTCAAAAGCGATCAGCCCCTGCGCCTGAAGGCGCGCCTGGACAGGCAGGAGGAAAGCGCCAGCCTGGACGATGACGAGGGCGAAGAGGCCCCGCGCGAGGTCAAGCTGCTGGGCCTGAACGTCATGCTGTTGCAGGATGCCTGCGGCCAGAGCGACACGCCCGTCTGCGTGCAGATTCCGTCCCATCGGCTGGGACAGGCGGATATGCTTGCCCTCAAGAATATTCTGGAGTCGTACCCCGGCACGGTGGAAACCGAGGCGCAGGTGCTGCTGGACGGCTATGTCTGCCATCTGCGGCTGGGCCTGCAATTCCGGGTGACGCCCGGGCCGGAGCTGGACAGGGCGCTGCGGGCCTGGGCCTCCTAG
- a CDS encoding HD domain-containing protein, producing the protein MNACFSSATDIRQHEIWFSCYAADMIRNFAGDPLPLTLKREHSRQVLRHARHMVQQERPRALVARACLLAALYHDIARFAQYCRYGTFRDRDSCNHGTLGVRLLKRLDCLDGENPALRPLVLAGVGLHNRFALPPHLPASMALVACMVRDADKLDILRVMDEHLAGPRPYSPTVVLNLPDDPRRVSQTVLDAARHGRVAAYADLQSVNDFRVLLGTWLDDMHFASSRECFRRSPHVHRLLAGLPDHGPYAPVRALLLQRLERP; encoded by the coding sequence ATGAACGCCTGTTTTTCTTCTGCAACAGACATCCGGCAGCACGAAATATGGTTTTCCTGCTATGCGGCGGACATGATCCGGAACTTTGCCGGCGATCCCCTGCCGCTGACGCTCAAGCGGGAGCACAGCCGGCAGGTGCTGCGCCATGCCCGGCACATGGTGCAGCAGGAACGTCCCCGGGCGCTGGTGGCCCGGGCTTGCCTGCTGGCGGCCCTGTATCATGACATTGCCCGCTTTGCGCAATACTGCCGCTACGGCACCTTCCGGGACCGGGATTCCTGCAATCACGGCACGCTCGGGGTACGCCTGCTCAAGCGCCTGGACTGCCTGGACGGAGAAAATCCGGCCCTGCGCCCCCTGGTGCTGGCCGGCGTAGGCCTGCACAACCGCTTTGCCCTGCCGCCGCACCTGCCCGCCTCCATGGCGCTGGTGGCCTGCATGGTCCGGGATGCGGACAAGCTGGACATCCTGCGCGTCATGGACGAGCACCTCGCCGGTCCCCGGCCCTACAGCCCCACCGTGGTCCTCAACCTGCCCGACGATCCCCGGCGCGTGAGCCAAACCGTGCTGGATGCCGCCCGCCACGGCCGGGTGGCTGCCTATGCCGACCTGCAAAGCGTCAACGACTTCCGCGTGCTGCTGGGAACCTGGCTGGACGACATGCACTTTGCCTCCAGCCGGGAATGCTTCCGCCGCTCGCCCCATGTGCATCGCCTGCTGGCCGGTCTGCCCGACCATGGCCCCTACGCCCCGGTGCGCGCCCTGCTGCTGCAACGGCTGGAGCGGCCATGA
- a CDS encoding NTP transferase domain-containing protein — translation MIAIILAAGRGAGLKELTQDRPPSLIELGGKTLLRWQCEALLAARARRICVVRGYRSQQLTPEAAGLPANTFETVENPAWMHGSMLSGLRCVASWIDKALAEDEDGIIVSHGETLYPADHVLALANAVEPVAITYDTRWQTLWMQRYGDPIMNAETFVHEDGRLLEVGFRPEDPDDIQGQYMGLIRFSPRGWELAKKAINRLGDACDHTDMTTFLQGLVEDDVLVQAVPVVGHWVEVTSRNDYYVYKQALEHKGWSHDWRVTSPTL, via the coding sequence ATGATTGCCATTATTCTGGCCGCCGGTCGCGGAGCCGGCCTCAAGGAGCTGACGCAGGACAGGCCGCCGAGCCTCATTGAACTGGGAGGAAAAACGCTGCTGCGCTGGCAGTGTGAAGCCCTGCTGGCCGCGCGTGCCCGGAGAATCTGCGTGGTACGCGGCTACCGTTCCCAGCAGCTGACTCCCGAGGCAGCGGGACTGCCCGCCAATACGTTCGAGACCGTGGAAAATCCGGCCTGGATGCATGGCAGCATGCTGTCCGGCCTGCGCTGCGTGGCGTCCTGGATCGACAAGGCCCTGGCCGAGGACGAGGACGGCATCATCGTCAGCCATGGCGAGACCCTCTATCCCGCGGATCATGTGCTGGCGCTGGCCAATGCCGTGGAACCGGTGGCCATCACCTATGATACCCGCTGGCAGACCCTGTGGATGCAGCGCTACGGCGACCCCATCATGAATGCCGAAACCTTTGTGCATGAGGATGGCCGCCTGCTGGAAGTGGGCTTCCGCCCGGAAGACCCGGACGACATCCAGGGGCAGTACATGGGCCTGATCCGTTTTTCGCCCCGGGGCTGGGAACTGGCCAAGAAGGCCATCAACCGTCTGGGTGATGCCTGTGACCATACGGACATGACCACCTTCCTTCAGGGCCTGGTGGAAGATGACGTGCTGGTGCAGGCGGTGCCGGTGGTGGGGCACTGGGTGGAAGTGACCAGCCGCAATGACTATTACGTGTACAAGCAGGCGCTGGAGCACAAGGGCTGGTCGCATGACTGGCGTGTGACCTCGCCCACGCTGTAG
- a CDS encoding SDR family oxidoreductase — translation MRKALVLGGCTGLLGQALVRVLAHRGWQVETLGRSDGNLLDMDFLQRFLERSEADVVFNAVAWTRADEAEDHPEEALLLNRTLPDALARVLRNLGSGLLVHFSSDRVFAGHGLTPLDESETPAPLSVYGKTKLEGERAVLGDLPERSLVIRTAWLFGPGRSNFVQRVLDACHRRDVISVVHDQTGSPSYTMDVALWSTLLAEGSQTGLWHVANSGCATWCELASEAVSLTGNQCRVEPIPASHWPHRAERPEFSVLDCGKLAAFLGELPRPWPQALREYLYAEGCA, via the coding sequence ATGCGGAAAGCCCTGGTTCTGGGGGGATGCACGGGTCTGCTGGGTCAGGCTCTGGTGCGGGTTCTTGCGCATCGCGGCTGGCAGGTGGAGACCCTGGGCCGCAGTGATGGCAATTTGCTGGATATGGACTTTCTGCAGCGCTTCCTGGAGCGCAGCGAGGCGGATGTGGTATTCAACGCTGTGGCCTGGACCCGGGCCGATGAGGCCGAGGATCACCCGGAGGAAGCCCTGCTGCTCAACCGGACCCTGCCGGATGCGCTGGCCCGGGTGCTGCGCAATCTGGGCAGCGGTCTGCTGGTGCATTTCAGCTCTGACCGCGTCTTTGCGGGGCACGGCCTGACGCCCCTGGACGAGTCGGAAACGCCGGCCCCGCTTTCCGTCTATGGCAAGACCAAGCTGGAGGGCGAGCGGGCCGTGCTGGGCGATCTGCCGGAGCGCTCGCTGGTCATCAGAACGGCCTGGCTGTTCGGACCGGGGCGCAGCAATTTTGTGCAGCGTGTGCTCGATGCCTGCCACCGGCGGGATGTGATCAGCGTGGTGCATGATCAGACGGGGTCGCCCAGCTATACCATGGATGTGGCCCTCTGGAGCACCCTGCTGGCAGAGGGCAGCCAGACGGGGCTGTGGCACGTGGCCAACAGCGGGTGCGCCACCTGGTGCGAGCTGGCCAGCGAGGCCGTGAGCCTTACGGGCAATCAGTGCCGGGTGGAACCCATTCCCGCCTCGCACTGGCCGCACAGGGCCGAACGGCCCGAATTTTCCGTGCTGGACTGCGGCAAGCTGGCGGCCTTTCTGGGCGAGCTGCCCCGTCCGTGGCCCCAGGCCCTGCGCGAATACCTGTATGCGGAAGGCTGCGCCTGA
- a CDS encoding sirohydrochlorin cobaltochelatase, which translates to MKRAILLVAFGASGLRAQEALRGFDVRVRLAHPGVPVRWAYTSLLLRERLAQARQKSDSVAKALLRLQFERFTHVAVQPLQTIPGGEHAEVRGVVDDVAQATGMVLRLGTPLLNSDDDVLAAARAVCAHVPAERLPHEDVLLMGHGAQHAAVSRYEDLARAVYALDPRIHVGAMCGSRELGHLLPRLTSSRVWLMPLLSVIGRHALEDMAGQRESSWRSRLEAAGHHCCPVLHGMAEYAGFADIWLRHLDQAVAGLDAPA; encoded by the coding sequence ATGAAACGTGCTATCCTGCTTGTGGCCTTCGGAGCCAGCGGCCTGCGCGCCCAGGAAGCCCTGCGGGGCTTTGACGTGCGGGTACGCCTGGCCCACCCGGGCGTGCCCGTGCGCTGGGCCTATACCTCCCTGCTGCTGCGCGAGCGGCTGGCACAGGCCAGGCAAAAGAGCGATTCCGTGGCCAAGGCGCTGCTTCGCCTGCAATTCGAACGTTTCACCCATGTGGCCGTGCAGCCCCTGCAAACCATTCCCGGCGGTGAACATGCCGAGGTACGCGGTGTGGTGGACGATGTGGCACAGGCCACGGGCATGGTGCTGCGCCTGGGAACGCCCCTGCTGAACAGCGACGACGATGTGCTGGCCGCGGCCCGTGCCGTGTGCGCCCATGTGCCGGCGGAACGCCTTCCCCACGAGGATGTGCTGCTCATGGGGCATGGCGCCCAGCATGCGGCCGTGTCCCGCTATGAAGACCTGGCCCGCGCCGTCTACGCCCTGGACCCCCGCATCCACGTGGGCGCCATGTGCGGCTCCCGCGAACTGGGGCACCTTCTGCCCCGGCTCACCTCATCGCGCGTCTGGCTCATGCCCCTGCTCTCGGTCATCGGCCGCCATGCCCTGGAAGACATGGCCGGCCAGCGGGAAAGCTCGTGGCGCTCGCGGCTGGAAGCGGCCGGTCACCACTGCTGTCCGGTGCTGCACGGCATGGCGGAATACGCGGGCTTTGCGGATATCTGGCTGCGGCATCTGGATCAGGCCGTGGCCGGACTGGATGCGCCGGCCTGA
- a CDS encoding DUF4952 domain-containing protein, giving the protein MGKKVAVLLLAGLLGLAVTSPAGELSVLPPPAWQLPQEGCGDVLQQAGLVLPGLEFLVCRREGQPAREVARYRVRGDQAAAVEALLREKTGMAALERVLGMWTLPAGGEGRLPAGAGRTGRVFMGEVPLTAALAAERSQWAQIAWFAVRVELDH; this is encoded by the coding sequence ATGGGGAAAAAGGTCGCGGTGCTGCTGCTGGCCGGACTGCTGGGGCTGGCCGTCACGTCTCCGGCCGGGGAACTGTCCGTGCTGCCGCCGCCGGCATGGCAGCTGCCGCAGGAAGGCTGCGGCGATGTGCTGCAACAGGCCGGCCTGGTGCTGCCCGGTTTGGAATTTCTTGTCTGCCGCCGGGAAGGGCAGCCGGCGCGGGAGGTGGCGCGCTACCGGGTACGGGGGGATCAGGCCGCTGCCGTGGAGGCGCTCCTGCGGGAAAAAACCGGCATGGCCGCGCTGGAGCGTGTGCTGGGCATGTGGACACTGCCTGCGGGCGGCGAGGGACGCCTTCCGGCCGGCGCTGGTCGGACAGGGCGGGTATTCATGGGCGAGGTGCCCCTGACGGCGGCCCTGGCGGCGGAACGCAGCCAGTGGGCGCAGATTGCCTGGTTTGCCGTGCGGGTGGAGCTGGACCACTGA
- the folD gene encoding bifunctional methylenetetrahydrofolate dehydrogenase/methenyltetrahydrofolate cyclohydrolase FolD, with protein sequence MLLIDGKKVAQEVRAGLRETIMAATAQGLRAPGLAVILVGEDPASQVYVRNKERACAEAGILSLPYHLPASTRQEDLLRLIAELNARPDVDGILLQLPLPAGLNATQCLLAIDPAKDVDGFHPENVGRLSLGLPGLVSCTPAGVIELLRHYNLPTQGRRAVVVGRSDIVGKPLSMLLTRPGLFGDATVTVCHSRTPDLAACCREADFVFLAVGRPRLLKAHMVREGAVVIDVGINRTAEGLCGDADFADLKDKVAAMTPVPGGVGPMTIAMLLSNTVQSWEGRR encoded by the coding sequence ATGCTGCTTATTGACGGAAAGAAGGTGGCGCAGGAAGTGCGCGCAGGCTTGCGCGAAACCATTATGGCGGCCACGGCGCAGGGCTTGCGTGCGCCGGGACTGGCGGTCATTCTGGTGGGTGAGGATCCCGCATCCCAGGTCTATGTGCGCAACAAGGAGCGGGCCTGTGCCGAGGCGGGCATCCTGTCCCTGCCCTATCATCTGCCCGCCAGCACCCGGCAGGAAGACCTGCTGCGCCTCATTGCCGAACTCAATGCCCGCCCGGATGTGGACGGCATCCTGTTGCAGCTGCCCCTGCCCGCCGGTCTCAACGCCACCCAGTGTCTGCTGGCCATTGATCCGGCCAAGGACGTGGACGGCTTTCATCCCGAAAACGTGGGCCGCCTCTCGCTGGGGCTGCCCGGGCTGGTCTCCTGCACGCCGGCCGGGGTCATCGAGCTGCTGCGGCATTACAATCTGCCGACCCAGGGCCGGCGCGCCGTGGTGGTGGGCCGTTCGGACATCGTGGGCAAGCCGCTGTCCATGCTGCTGACCCGGCCGGGACTGTTTGGCGATGCCACGGTGACGGTCTGCCATTCGCGCACGCCGGATCTGGCCGCCTGCTGCCGTGAGGCGGATTTCGTCTTTCTGGCCGTGGGGCGCCCCCGGCTGCTCAAGGCCCACATGGTGCGCGAAGGTGCCGTGGTCATTGACGTGGGCATCAACCGCACGGCCGAGGGCTTGTGCGGGGATGCGGACTTTGCCGATCTCAAGGACAAGGTGGCGGCCATGACGCCCGTGCCCGGCGGGGTCGGGCCCATGACCATCGCCATGCTGCTCAGCAATACCGTGCAGTCCTGGGAGGGGCGCCGCTAG